From the genome of Etheostoma cragini isolate CJK2018 chromosome 23, CSU_Ecrag_1.0, whole genome shotgun sequence:
CTGGCCGACTCAGACCTGGATCTGTGTCCCAGGTTAACCTGGTTCAGGGTTTCCTCTTCAACCTCCTCCAGAAGCCCCGCCTCCACCCTGGTCGAGCTGCGGCGGCAGTTCTCCAGCTCGACTGTCTCCGGCGGCGCCTCCATTACAGACGCCACTGCCAACACAGCCACGCagccgcgcacacacacacacagacacacacacacacacacactaaagccCACATCATCCCGTTTAAGGAGCATGCTCAGTGCGGACGCCGTAACTCTGAAAGGACGTGAAGGGGAGGGGAGTTACCTGAGGGACGTCGGCGCTCCACCAGGACCCCGGAGGGTAGACCCAGAGACGCCTGTGGACAAAACCAACGCACCCTTCATTCAGCTTACACAGCATGTCATTTTCCATCATTAAAATAACGTTTGTAGctttaaattgaaatgaaatcagAACAGGGATTTTACATAACCCAACCCTGGAAATGATATAACCGTACCCGGGAGAGGATGTAACCCCACCCAGGAGAGGATAGAGCCCCACCCTGGAGAGAATATTACCCCACCTTGGAGAGGATAGAACCCCACCCAGGAGAGAATATTACCCCACCCTGGAGAGAATATTACCCCAGCCTGGAGAGGATAGAACCCCACCCAGGAGAGAATATTAACCCACCCTGGAGAGAATATTACCCCACCCTGGAGAGGATAGAACCCCACCCAGGAGAGAATATTACCCCACCCTGGAGAGAATATTACCCCAACCTGGAGAGAATATTACCCCACCCAGGAAAGAATATTACCCCACCCTGGAGAGAATATTACCCCAACCTGGAGAGAATATTACCCCACCCTGGAGAGGATAGAACCTCACCCAGGAGAGAATATTACCCCACCCTGGAGAGAATATTACCCCACCCTGGAGAGGCTAGAACCCCACCTTGGAGAGCATAGAACCCCACCCAGGAGAGAATATAATCCCACCCTGGAGAGAATATTACCCCACCCTGGAGAGGATAGAACCTCACCCAGGAGAGAATATTACCCCACCCTGGGAAGAATATAATCCCACCCTGGAAAGGATATAACCCCACCctgaaaattattttatttaaaaaaaaagttaattattaaaaactGTACTTAAATCTTACGATGGAGGGTCGTTGTGAAGGGTTGGTGCTGGTCAGACTCAGACTGGACCTcttcctctctcgctctctctcctcgGCGTGCTGTAGACAGTAAAACCtccctgaacacaacacacagcagagGATTAGAGCCCGCCCCTCTATTCAGATGctgtgctctgattggctgctcagACCTCTGACCCAACAACAAGGGCCAGTtttgtgtgattttatttttggaccccttcaacacacacacacacacacacacacacacacacataaacacaccctGCCCTGGTTGATGTGGTCTGtaatctgattggttcagatGTCAGAATAAAACTGtggtatataaaaaaaacatagaataaATATGCTCAGTGTTAGATATgatcaaacacacacgcacacacacacacacacaatgttagTCATGATCACATCCAGCAAAACCACAATcatagtgtgtgttgttgtgtgttatgtgtgttgttgttgtgtgttgttgtgattaaagactccatgtaaataatcactacttttagtgtgtatagagcagcatatctccaccagactccatgtaaataatcactacttttagtgtgtatagagcagcatatctccacccgactccatgtaaataatcactacttttagcgtgtatagagcagcatatctccaccagactccatgtaaataatcactacttttagcgtgtatagagcagcatatctccacatgtaaatgggtgaattaagagtttattccaaccagaccagagtggtgattgttggaacagtggaaagatgaaccaagatgGCTTTTGGAAGTTTTATTTGGTTTcggtccactttgaatgaagtgtgttttacgatgataaaagcaGTGATTATCTACATGGAGGCTGGTGGGTTTCTACTGAACCACTATTATAATAATGTCATCAGTTTGATTTCATGCCAATCCCCAACTTAACCacgtgcttgtgtgtttgtgtaaggtTTTAGCTGACTGGGGTTGTGTCTGACATCCtggttggttggggggggggggctgactcACGGCTGTGCCGGTCGAAGGCGTACGCCGCCAGTCTCAGCGTGCTGCTGCAGTGGAAACACTGGAAACAGCTGCGATGGAAGAAGAGGCTCTCGGCACTCAGACGCTCCATCAGATAGACTCTCTGCTGGCAGAAGAAACACACGgcactgcagccagccacctgcagacagacaggcagcagacagacaggtatcagcgagagatagacagacagcagacagacagcagacaggTATCAGCGAGAGATACCCAGTTAGCAGGCAGAGAGTTTCTCTGTCTCAGAAAGTTAACAGAGTCTGAGTTTGTGATGAAGGATAAAATTCAGAGATCTAGTGTCANNNNNNNNNNNNNNNNNNNNNNNNNNNNNNNNNNNNNNNNNNNNNNNNNNNNNNNNNNNNNNNNNNNNNNNNNNNNNNNNNNNNNNNNNNNNNNNNNNNNTTTATTCCAAACTGAAGGcctactgaaccagcatggctaccacaacatcctgcagcggcatgtCATCCCATCCgatttgcgtttagttggaccatcatttattttccaacaagacaatgaccccaaacacccCCCCAGACGGTGTAGGGGCTGTTGGACccagaaggagagtgatggagtgctgctcCCCCACAGTCCCCGGacctgaatatatatatattctttggtctctaaaatagaaaataaaccgACCTGCCGactcgtcctcctcctctttacaGCGTCTCTCTGATcctgcagagacaaagagataTGAAGACAGactgacaaacagacagacagacaaacagacaggcaggcaggcagacacgCAGACAGACCTTGGTGTCCCTCAGTCTGCTGAGGAGTAAGACAGGTGCTGATCTCAGGTCAGAGCTCGGATTCAGATCAcctgaaacaggaagtgacatcatctTCAACAGGTTAACAGGTTCAGGACCAgaacccccccgcccccatcACATGACCTCGGCCACAGACAGACAAGTagatagacaggcagacacacctGCAGGGGGGGCTGTGTCCCTGAGAACCTGGTAGAACTGGCTAAGGTACAtcaccacagacagacagacagacagacagacagacctgcAGGGGGGGCTGTGTCCCTGAGTAGCTGGTAGAACTGGCTAAGGTACATCACCACAGACAGAGAGTCCGACCACATCTCGTCCTCTGTCATCAGGGGACAGATCCCGAAGTATCGCTGAGACACGTCCAATGCCAGCCGGGTGTTAGCGTCCACGGAGGACGCGTCCAGGGACTCAAAGTCTctgaggacagacagaaagacggaTGGCAATAGTGAGACAGTATAGCCTATCCCATCTTAAAGAGAAATTTCAATATGAGACAGTGTAGTCTCGCCTATCTCAAAGGGACATTTCAGTGTGAGACAGCCTGTCCCATCTTTAAGGGACAGTTAAATGGGAGACAGACAATCTtgtcttaaagggacagtttaaTGTGAGACAACCTGTCCCGTCTTAAAGGGACAGATCAATGTGAGACAGCCTGTCCTGTCTTATAGGGACAGGTCAATGTGAGACAGCCTGTATTACATGAGATCCGGTCTGAATCGGTGAATCAAGGCACAGAGAGCGAGCCCACTCTCCCAGGAAGTCGTCAGGTCGTTTACGGCAACGCCACAGTAACCACGTGTCTGCTCCTGACACCAGGtcagcagctgattggaccgagagagagagcctatcagagagaaggaggacagGTAGCCAATCACATCACAGCTCATCCACAGCCATGGTAAGAACTCAGTAACCATGGTGACTCACTGTGGGATGACGGCAGGCGAATGATGTCACCGCAGGCTGTGTTAAGCCCCGTCCCCTCACCTGTGTCCACCAGGTGTCTCACCTGAAACAGGGAGAAaggtttttatattattatatattattatataggTGTGTTACCTGGTCAGGTGTGAGTTACCTGGTCAGGTGCGTGTTACCTTGTCAGGTTCGTGTTACCTGGTCGGGTGTGAGTTACCTGGTCAGGTTCGTGTTACCTGGTCAGGTGTGAGTTACCTGGTCAGGTTCGTGTTACCTGGTCAGGTGTGAGTTACCTGGTCAGGTGTGAGTTTCCTGGTCAGGTGTGAGTTACCTGGTCAGGTGTGAGTTACCTGGTCAGGTGTGAGTTACCTGGTCAGGTGCGTGTTACCTGGTCAGGTTCGTGTTACCTGGTCAGGTGTGAGTTACCTGGTCAGGTGTGAGTTACCTGGTCAGGTTCGTGTTACCTGGTCAGGTGTGAGTTTCCTGGTCAGCTGTGAGTTACCTGGTCAGGTGTGTTTTACCTGGTCAGGTGCGTGTTACCTGGTCAGGTGTGTGTTACCTGGTCAGGTGCGTGTTACCtggtcaggtgtgtgtgttacctgggcAGGTGTGGTCAGCCGCAGCTTGGTGTTCAGGTATCTGGTCGTCGGGTCGACTGTAAACAGACTGAAGTTCTTCTGGAGATTCTCTGGAGTCGTTTGAGGGAGGAGACGGTACAGACTCTCTCTGGGGGGCAGAGACAGGCAAATGGAgagatcaagtcttacatgatatgggCAAAACTGGAGGCTTAaaagcctttgtgttgttgtagtatcaacaggtttcaGGGCATTcaacaaccctaaccctaacccttacattatgtacattattaacttcttatgatataagaactgacccagacaatgtgccgaaaaacatatgtcagcaacagctgcctcccccccctccccccccccacacacacacacacacttactgtatttactttttggggaaaagaaagactatttgttcattttatgaaacattgaatgaattatttacagttacagttagagatgcaccgaggttagagaagcgcAATAGTGGCCCAAGTGTTTACAcactttgtgcacattctaaatataactcctcatctctggagagttgtaatatagtatatatggtatatatagtatatatagaaTAAAGTGTACTAACGCTAACATTAGCAAATAGTAGCatggatggcgctaacgttagcacatagtagcatggatggcgctaacgttagcacatagtagcatggatggcgctaacgttagcacatagtagcatGTATGGctctaacgttagcacatagcagcatggagggcgctaacgttagcacatagtagcatggatggcgctaacgttagcacatagtagcatggagggcgacatgatttaa
Proteins encoded in this window:
- the LOC117939028 gene encoding protein-methionine sulfoxide oxidase mical3a-like, which translates into the protein MNHRAQPDVAMFDFTCMYASENAAAVRQRHGHQLLVTLVGDSLLEPFWPMGTGIARGFLAALDSAWMISRWSQGAAPLDVLADRESLYRLLPQTTPENLQKNFSLFTVDPTTRYLNTKLRLTTPAQVRHLVDTGEGTGLNTACGDIIRLPSSHSSLSRSNQLLTWCQEQTRGYCGVAVNDLTTSWESGLALCALIHRFRPDLIDFESLDASSVDANTRLALDVSQRYFGICPLMTEDEMWSDSLSVVMYLSQFYQLLRDTAPPAGDLNPSSDLRSAPVLLLSRLRDTKDQRDAVKRRRTSRQVGLFSILETKEYIYIQVRGLWGSSTPSLSFWVQQPLHRLGGCLGSLSCWKINDGPTKRKSDGMTCRCRMLW